In the genome of Rhodospirillales bacterium, the window GGAACTCGACGCCGAGCCCGCCGAAGTCGGCGGTGGTGCGCAAGCCGGAGATCGGCAGCGCCAGCATGAACACGATCGCGGCGGTGAGCGCCGCCTCCTTGAGGATCTCGACCATATCGAGTCCCCCGCCCTCCGGCGCTCTAGCGTCAGGCGCGGCGACGGGCATCCGTCAGACCTTTTCGATCTCGGGCTTGCCGAGAAGACCGGACGGTCGAAAGATCAGCACCATCACCAGGATCGAGAACGCTGCGACGTCCTTGTACTCGATCGAGAAATAAGCGGACCAGAACACCTCGATCAGGCCGATCAGCAAGCCACCCAGCACCGCGCCAGGCAGCGAGCCGATGCCGCCCAACACAGCGGCGGTGAACGCCTTGATGCCAGCCAGGAAGCCGATGAAAAAATCGATGACGCCATAGTACAGCATGAACATCATGCCCGCGACGGCGGCAAGAGACGCGCCCAAAACGAAGGTCATGGAGATGGTGCGATCAACATTGATGCCCACCAGCGCCGCCATCTTGCTGTCCTGCTGGCAGGCGCGCTGGGCGCGTCCCATCGTCGTGTGGTTGATGACAAACGAAAAAGCGATCAGCAGCACGGTCGTCAGCACAACGATGATAATCTGCATGAAGCTGAGCTTGACGACGAATCCGCCGCCGCCGAGCAGGTCGAAACCGCCGGTGATGACCGGCGGCAGGGGCTTGACCTTGGCGCCCTGCTCAAGCTGAACCAGATTCTGCAGGAAAATGGACATGCCGATCGCCGAGATCAGCGCGGCCAGGCGCGGTGAGCCGCGCAGCGGGCGATAGGCGATGCGTTCCAGCGACCAGCCGTAGACGGCGGTGAACATCATCGCCAGCACCAGGACGATCAGGAGCGCCAGAGGCAGCCATGTGCCGATGAAGCCCAGCAGCAAGAATGCGATCAAGGCAACGAAGGCGCCGATCATGAAAATCTCGCCGTGGGCGAAGTTGATCATGCCGATAATGCCGTATACCATCGTGTAGCCGATGGCTATCAGACCGTAGATGGCCCCGAGGGTCACCCCGTTGATCAGCTGCTGAACGAAATATTCCATGTAAAGCGGCCCCTGCCGACCGATAGATTTCGCGCGGCGGTGCCGTCACATTCGACGATCCGTTCACTCCGGCCCTTAATGGGGATCCTCATGCGAACGAACCGGTCCTGCTGCAGTCCGCCGTAGCGCCGTCGTCGAGAGCGCAGTTCCCCAGCGCATGGCACGGCAGCCGCTGCACGATGACCTCCACGCTTTTGTTTATTCCCGCAGCTCGTTTCATAGCAGCGAAGCAAGCTGTTGTTGCTGTTGTTTCGCCCCGTCATCGAACCGGCACAATCTGCGCCTACGTGTGTTCGCTCGTGCAGCGGTTGTCAAGGAAAAACAAGGAAGCGCAGGTGGCGCAAATCCCGGTGCCGCCGCCGCCGAAACGGTGGGAGCGTGTGTCAGTTGGCCACGTTACTGCACCTGTTTTCAAGAACATACACCAATTTCCGCTCGGCGACGTGCTTGAGGCCGGCGTCTCCAGCCCCGGCCGGACCCACCACGACGACCTCGGTGCCGGTTGCAGGATCGATGGCCGAAACCCTGATATGCGCCCGACCGCTCGGAACTCGAACAGGATTTC includes:
- a CDS encoding branched-chain amino acid ABC transporter permease LivH (LivHMGF is the membrane component of the LIV-I/LS branched-chain amino acid transporter); this translates as MEYFVQQLINGVTLGAIYGLIAIGYTMVYGIIGMINFAHGEIFMIGAFVALIAFLLLGFIGTWLPLALLIVLVLAMMFTAVYGWSLERIAYRPLRGSPRLAALISAIGMSIFLQNLVQLEQGAKVKPLPPVITGGFDLLGGGGFVVKLSFMQIIIVVLTTVLLIAFSFVINHTTMGRAQRACQQDSKMAALVGINVDRTISMTFVLGASLAAVAGMMFMLYYGVIDFFIGFLAGIKAFTAAVLGGIGSLPGAVLGGLLIGLIEVFWSAYFSIEYKDVAAFSILVMVLIFRPSGLLGKPEIEKV